Proteins co-encoded in one Papaver somniferum cultivar HN1 chromosome 5, ASM357369v1, whole genome shotgun sequence genomic window:
- the LOC113282949 gene encoding uncharacterized protein LOC113282949, with translation METELSSKFCYSKITTTTTTAAATSKTTITTTTTTTTTTTTTSTTKITNFSTLILSDFLFVSSIISSNPLYFSYFVFFSPYLVKLLSFLSPLFVTTSLLLLALLTVSPSLIDDFAESNSGFLLNTYNSVINTLRSKIDVQSSELYIFQQLEASILPIDHYIIEASSETDDQFKVADNLVLMYSSLRDLVGVCEDQSSPCNVEAEKNDKDIITVYEELSQDVTFKDIGETQDNLLLIDDDRSDATADVSGGVYELQNEDDNDLAVVPILVDSGRNDTSDVTEIVKKLDKTNGSIRKECLVPTDFFSDNDWEDMKQGNAKSGSSFGVCGSMRKEKEWKRTLACKLYEERQTVDGSEEGMDLLWESYDTDTGKMKTKKKEKTATVKKTEIEHQKNDYQVEDEDDEDEGMDGGSICCLQALKFSTGKMNLGMRKPNLVKFSKALKGIGWIHHVSRRNKKA, from the coding sequence ATGGAGACAGAGTTGTCATCAAAATTCTGCTACTCAAAAATcactaccaccaccacaacaGCAGCAGCTACATCCAAAaccacaatcaccaccaccaccactaccactacaactactactaccacctccaccaccaaaaTAACCAATTTCTCAACATTAATTCTCTCTgattttctctttgtttcttcaATCATTTCTTCAAACCCTCTGTACTTTTCTTACTTCGTTTTCTTCTCACCTTACCTTGTTAAGCTCTTATCATTTCTTTCTCCACTCTTCGTCACCACTTCACTCCTCCTCCTTGCTCTCCTCACAGTTTCTCCCTCTCTTATCGATGATTTCGCCGAATCGAACTCCGGGTTTCTGTTAAATACATATAATTCAGTCATAAATACTCTGCGATCTAAAATTGACGTTCAAAGCTCTGAATTATACATCTTTCAACAGCTTGAAGCTTCCATTTTACCCATAGATCATTACATTATTGAAGCATCTTCAGAAACTGATGATCAATTCAAAGTTGCAGACAATCTAGTACTCATGTATTCCAGTCTTCGGGATTTAGTCGGTGTATGCGAAGATCAATCTAGTCCTTGCAATGTAGAagcagagaaaaatgacaaagatATTATCACCGTGTATGAAGAATTATCTCAAGATGTAACATTTAAGGATATTGGAGAAACCCAAGATAATTTGTTACTAATAGACGATGATCGGTCCGATGCAACGGCTGATGTTTCCGGCGGAGTCTATGAATTGCAAAACGAGGATGACAATGATTTAGCTGTGGTACCAATACTTGTTGATAGTGGCAGAAATGATACATCAGATGTGACTGAAATTGTCAAGAAATTAGACAAAACTAACGGGTCAATTCGAAAGGAGTGTTTAGTTCCAACTGATTTTTTCTCCGATAATGACTGGGAAGACATGAAGCAGGGGAATGCGAAATCTGGTTCGAGCTTTGGAGTTTGTGGATCAATGAGGAAAGAAAAAGAATGGAAAAGGACACTCGCATGTAAGCTTTATGAAGAGAGACAAACTGTTGATGGGAGTGAAGAAGGGATGGATTTGCTGTGGGAGTCTTATGATACTGACACTGgaaaaatgaagacaaaaaagaaggAGAAGACAGCAACTGTGAAGAAAACTGAGATTGAACACCAGAAAAATGATTACCAggttgaagatgaggatgatgaagatgaagggaTGGATGGGGGGTCAATATGTTGTTTACAAGCTTTGAAGTTCTCAACGGGAAAGATGAATTTGGGAATGAGGAAACCAAATCTTGTTAAATTTTCAAAGGCTTTGAAAGGAATTGGATGGATTCATCACGTTAGTCGACGCAATAAAAAGGCGTAA